From the Winogradskyella forsetii genome, the window TTCTACTAAAACTAGCATCAATGGCTTTTGATAATGTGTTAATGGCCAATGTTTTTGCCAAACCAGGCACACCTTCCAATAAAATATGACCTTGACCTAATAAACCGATGAGCAGACGCTCTACCATGTGCTTTTGTCCAACGATAACCTTATTCATTTCTAAGGTCAATAAATCTACAAATGCACTTTCTCTTTCTATCTTTTCGTTAATTGACTTTATGTCAACTGTACTCGTTTCTTCCATTATTTAAGGGTTTTGTAACAACATTTATTGTCGGTAATTTTTAGACGTTGCAAAGTGTTAAAATTTTTCAATAGATGCTGTTAACAATTGGTTAAAAAAAATGAGCAATACCAAAGTACTGCTCATTTTAAGAATTAATTATGGATTAGGGTTAATTAATACTAAAATTTTCTGATTTCGGTATAGAGCTTTGGGTTGAGAATCATCGTATTTTCATCTTCATTGAAACTTACAGATCCATCGATATCTAAATTTATTACGACTTGGTAAATATGATTGCCATCAAATTCCATTTTTACCAAATTTGAAACTGACGCATTTTCTGCAATAGATAAACTTGTTGAAGTGTCGTTGATTTTTATAGAATTATTGTCTCCAAGCACTAATCTAATTTCATGTATAAAGGTTGGATTCATCTCAAAATGCTCTACTAAAAGTAATTCAGACGCATTTGTTAAGTCCGAAATATTATGGATTCCTCTATTAATAGCGTTTAAGCTTATCCAAGCATTTGGCAAGGTGCCATCTTCTTTTACTTTGACTTGCACATCATTAATTTCAAGAAAAACAGTGTTGAGTTGGTCAGTGCCGCCTTTTAGACTTACAGTAATTGCTGCGTTTTGTTCATCTCTCGCCATATCATCTTTTGAACAACTTGAAAAGCTGATTAAAATGATCAGAGATAAAACAATAATTTTTAGTGATTTTAAATGTTTCATGATTTGGGTTTTGAAATAATAACACGTCAATAATATTGTATTCTTGATGTTTTGAGTATTTTTATGCCCCCAATCGCATAAAAACCTATATAAACTGAAATAAAAGTGACATATTCTCGATTAATTGCAGGTACCATGACTTGGGGAAGTTGGGGCAAGCAACTCTCTAAAAAAGAAATGGCAGCCTTAATGGATTTCTGCGTTTCCAACCACATTACCACCTTTGACCATGCTGATATTTATGGTGCTTACACCACAGAAGCTGATTTTGGAAAAGCCTTATTAGATTCTGGACTTAAGCGTGAAGAGATTCAGCTGATTTCTAAATGTGGCATTCAAGATGTTTGCGATAACCAAAATAACAGGGTTAAACATTATAATTATAGTAAAGACCACATTATTTGTTCCGTTGAAACGTCGCTACAACATCTTGAAACGGAGTATTTAGATCTATTACTCCTGCACAGACCTAGTCCTTTAATGGAGGCTGAAGTGATTGCGGAAGCTATTACCATTTTAAAAAAAGACGGAAAAATAAAAGATTTTGGGGTGTCTAATTTCACGTCTTCGCAAATGGACATGATTGGTTTGCGTATGGATATTGATGTGAACCAAATTGAATTTTCACTTACCCAACATTCTGCAATGCACAATGGCACCTTGGATTATATGATGACCAACGGCATAAAGCCAATGGCTTGGTCGCCTTTGGGTTCTGTTTTTAAAGAAGACAATGAACAATCGAGACGCGTCCATAAACAACTAGGCGAATTGATGGATAAATACAATGCCACTGAAGACCAATTGCTGTTGGCATGGATTATGAAACATCCAGCGCATATTCATCCTGTAGTTGGCACCACGACCAAAGAGCGCTTAAAATTAGCCATTGAAGCTGCTAAAATTGAATTGGAATTAGAAGATTGGTTTTTGATATTGGTGGCGGCTCAAGGACATGAGGTTCCTTGATTTAGTTTACAGTCGCGGTCTCAGTTTGCAGTTTTTTACTCTTGTGAAAAAAGCTTTCAACTCATAGTCAAAGTTTGATTCTTTAATTTCACTAAATAAAATCACGACAAGCTTCAGCAAATCCAAAACAGACCTATGATAAAATGGTTGAAAGATAATTGGTTCAATTTAGCTTCAAATTACACGGACGAAGAAACAATTAATGGGTTTTGGAAAGACCTTGAAACCCATTACACATCCAAAAACAGACATTATCACAATCTTTCACATCTTTATCATATGTTTCTTCAATTGGAAGATTTCAAAATTGATATTAAAGATTTAGATAGCTTGAAATTTGCGATTTGGTATCACGATATTGTTTATAAAGCAACTAAAAAAGACAACGAAGAGCAAAGTGCGGTTTTTGCCAAAAAGAGACTTAAAACTCTAAATTTTGAAGAAATAAGATCAAAAAACGTTGAAAATCTCATTATTTCAACTAAAAAGCATCAAATTATTTTGGACGAAAATAATGACAATGCTTATCTTTTGGATTTAGATTTATCGATTCTCGGTTCGGAATGGGAAACCTATCTGAATTATACGCAGCAAATCAGAAAGGAATATAAAATCTATCCAAATTTCATGTACAATCCTGGTCGAAAAAAAGTACTTCAGCATTTTTTGGAAAGAGAAACGTTGTATTTTACGGATGCTTATCAATCTGAATTTGAGAATATCGCACGTGAAAACATTACTAAAGAAATTGACATGCTATGAAATAAATTACTGCCTTCTTGAATTGAATTCAGTATGAATTAAAAGATTCCTGCTTTCGCAGGAAGTGCTATGATTAACAAAAGACTTCTCATAAAAAACTTACTGGCTCACAACGATGAGAACAGTTTCTATGACAAAAAACGAAAAATTGATATTGGTTATAAGGAAGGCAAAGCTAAGTTTTTGAAGC encodes:
- a CDS encoding aldo/keto reductase; translation: MTYSRLIAGTMTWGSWGKQLSKKEMAALMDFCVSNHITTFDHADIYGAYTTEADFGKALLDSGLKREEIQLISKCGIQDVCDNQNNRVKHYNYSKDHIICSVETSLQHLETEYLDLLLLHRPSPLMEAEVIAEAITILKKDGKIKDFGVSNFTSSQMDMIGLRMDIDVNQIEFSLTQHSAMHNGTLDYMMTNGIKPMAWSPLGSVFKEDNEQSRRVHKQLGELMDKYNATEDQLLLAWIMKHPAHIHPVVGTTTKERLKLAIEAAKIELELEDWFLILVAAQGHEVP
- a CDS encoding HD domain-containing protein translates to MIKWLKDNWFNLASNYTDEETINGFWKDLETHYTSKNRHYHNLSHLYHMFLQLEDFKIDIKDLDSLKFAIWYHDIVYKATKKDNEEQSAVFAKKRLKTLNFEEIRSKNVENLIISTKKHQIILDENNDNAYLLDLDLSILGSEWETYLNYTQQIRKEYKIYPNFMYNPGRKKVLQHFLERETLYFTDAYQSEFENIARENITKEIDML
- a CDS encoding DUF4382 domain-containing protein, which translates into the protein MKHLKSLKIIVLSLIILISFSSCSKDDMARDEQNAAITVSLKGGTDQLNTVFLEINDVQVKVKEDGTLPNAWISLNAINRGIHNISDLTNASELLLVEHFEMNPTFIHEIRLVLGDNNSIKINDTSTSLSIAENASVSNLVKMEFDGNHIYQVVINLDIDGSVSFNEDENTMILNPKLYTEIRKF